Proteins encoded by one window of Salvia splendens isolate huo1 chromosome 7, SspV2, whole genome shotgun sequence:
- the LOC121741908 gene encoding fasciclin-like arabinogalactan protein 11 yields MDQTLVSTSLLLTILLLQCTTTTLAQAPAPGPAGPTNVTKILEKAGQFTTLIRLFKITQIGDQINTQLNNSNQGLTIFAPTDNAFASLPAGTLNSLSDQQKVSLIQFHILPTFLTTTQFQTVSNPVRTQAGDSANGAFPLNVTTSGNQVNITTGVNEATVSNTMYTDNQLAVYQVDKVLLPLSIFGTPSPTPAPTSPKATKKKAAAADSPVAGGDSPDASEAGDRRRVHGFLGFGVAVVAMLYHL; encoded by the coding sequence atggaCCAAACCCTAGTCTCCACATCCCTCCTCCTCACAATCCTCCTCCTCCaatgcaccaccaccaccctaGCCCAAGCCCCAGCTCCCGGCCCGGCCGGCCCCACCAACGTGACCAAAATCCTCGAAAAAGCCGGGCAGTTCACCACCCTAATCCGCCTCTtcaagatcacccaaatcgGAGACCAAATCAACACACAGCTCAACAACTCCAACCAAGGGCTAACCATCTTCGCCCCGACCGACAACGCCTTCGCCAGCCTCCCCGCCGGCACCCTCAACTCCCTCTCCGACCAGCAGAAAGTCTCACTCATCCAATTCCACATCCTCCCAACCTTCCTCACCACCACTCAGTTCCAAACCGTGAGCAACCCCGTCCGCACCCAGGCCGGAGACAGCGCCAACGGAGCTTTCCCCCTCAACGTCACCACCTCCGGCAACCAGGTCAACATCACCACCGGCGTCAACGAGGCCACCGTGTCCAACACCATGTACACTGACAACCAGCTGGCGGTGTATCAAGTGGATAAGGTTCTCCTTCCTCTGAGTATCTTTGGCACGCCGTCTCCTACTCCTGCTCCGACTTCGCCTAAGGCTACTAAGAAGAAGGCTGCGGCGGCAGATAGCCCCGTGGCTGGCGGAGATTCGCCGGATGCGTCGGAGGCGGGTGATCGTCGTCGTGTGCATGGATTTCTTGGTTTTGGAGTAGCTGTGGTGGCGATGCTTTATCATTTGTGA